The genomic region AAGTAAAGACCTGACCCCACTTCTTACAAGACCTGACCCCACTTCTTACTTCTTATTCTGAGAAAAACAGGGATTGCATCATACGTCTATCTGCTTTTCGGCACGCCGGCAGAGACGCTGACAGAGGCGCGGAAAACCCTTGAATTTGTCATTAACCACAAAGATGCAATAGGTTTTTTAAATCTTGCAATATTCAACATGCCTGTCTATGGGCCTGAAACAGAAAAATTTTAAACCAGCAGTTTTTACGAAGGAGACCTTTCTCTTTATACTGATTTCTCACATCCGAAGGGGTGGGACAGAAGACTGGCGAGGCGGTTCCTTGATAATGAATTTAGAAAAAATAAGGCAGTTTCTGAAATATTAAAGAAAGACCTGCCTGTATTTACTTCCAACCACGCGCCGTTTTTTGTTCAGTAAAACAGCAGAAATCTGCGCATCCTTACGTTAATCAAAATCCCGATTGCAATGTAATTTGAAAGCAGTGCAGTGCCTCCGTAACTCATAAACGGCAGGGGCACGCCGACTACAGGCACTACGCCGAGGGTCATCCCTACATTTATGATGAAATAAAATGAAATCATATAGGTAATTCCGAGGGCCAGATACCTTCCCTCAGGATCCCGCGCCTTTTTTGCAGTATCAAAGCCCCTGAGTATGATAAAGAGATACAGCAGGAATAAAAAAACACCGCCTGTAAATCCCCATTCCTCAGCAAATGCGGAAAAAATAAAATCTGTATGCCTTTCCGGTAAAAATCTCAGCGGTCCCTGCGTCCCTTTCAAATAACCTTTGCCGAAAATTTTACCCGAACCTATGGTAATCTTTGACTGGTTTATATGATAGCTTGATCCCTGAGGGTCTGTCTTGGGGTCAATAAATGCAACCAGTCTCTGCTTTTGATAGTCTTTTAATCCTGACCAAACGATATTCCCCAAAAAAGGCACTGAGACAAGTGCAATAATAATGGTGACTACAATGAGCTTTTTCCTGGTGCCGACAGTTAAAATCACGGAGGAAAAAATAAAAAGCAGCATCAGCCCTGTCCCGAGGTCAGGCTGTTTCAGAATCAGTATGAGGGGCAAAACAACGAAGGCAAACATCATCTGAAACAATTCTTTTAAGCCCAGAGTGTCTTTGCGCTCTGAGTCTGCAAGGTATCTTGAAATTGCCAGCACAAAACAAATCTTGAATATCTCGGAGGGTTGAAAAGAAAAAGGACCTAAGGATATCCACCTCTGTGCGCCCATGCCTATTTTGCCCGCAATAATAACAGCAACAAGCAGAATAACACTGATGACAAACAAAACATATGCAGATCTGATGAACCAGCGGTAATCAAAGCTTATCAAAGATACAAAACACAGCATGCCTATAAAAAGCCAGAATAACTGCTTTAAATAAAATGACTGCTGACCTTCCCCGGTCAGAGAACGTGTTGCGCTGTAGATTGTCATCACGCCGATAAAAGACAATATCAGCACGGTAACAAAAATAGGCCACTCAAATTTCTTTAATGTTTCTTTGTCAAACATACTAAAATTAGGATTCGAGGATTCAAGGGTTCATGGATTCCAGTGAACTTTAGTTATAAGTTATTCGTTATTTGTTACTTGACCCCTTTGCCCCTCGGCTCCTTGAACCCTTTTCTTATAATATTCCTCAATAACCGCCTTTGCGATTGGCGCGGATGCTGTGCCTCCATGCCCCCCATGCTCTACAAAAACCGACATCGCTATCTGTGGGTCTGTGGCAGGCGCGTATGCCACAAACCACGCATGATCCCTGTAGTCGCCTGTGGGTTTTTTCCCGCCTTTTTTCTCGCTCACAACCTGAGCTGTTCCTGTTTTGCCGGCAATGCTCACAAGTTTTGAACGCGCCATGTAACCCGTGCCTCCAGGCTCTGCCACAGCGCCGGCAAGCGCATTTCTCACCGCCTCAAATGTTTCAGGCTTAAGATTGACCTCTCTAACAACCTGCGGTTTTGCGCCGGCGGCATGAATTAAATTCAGTTTATATAATTTCCCGTTATTTGCAACAGCAGAGATAAGCCGCGCCATCTGCACAGGGGTCGCAGATACATACCCCTGTCCGATTGCTGTATTAAACGTCTCACCTATGTACCACTGCTCTTTTTTTATTTTATATTTCCAAGCAGTGGACGGCACAATGCCTGATTTCTCCTCGGCAAGGTTAATGCCCGCTGCTTCTCCAAGCCCGAAGGCTGAGGCGTAATCCGCTATTTTATCAATACCTGTCTTTCTTCCTGCCTCATAGAAAAAGACGTCGCAAGATTCAACTATTGCCCTTTTAAATGCAATTACGCCATGCCCCTTCTTTCTCCAGCACTTAAATAAATGCGAGCCCAGATAAAGACCACCCCTGCAGACCGCTTTTGTCTCGTCTGTTAATTTGCCCTGCTCCCGCCCCGCAATGGCAGTAATAATTTTAAATGTAGAACCCGGCGGATACTGACTCTGAAGCGCCCTGTTAAGAAGCGGTTTCTTAGGGTCGTTTACAACCGCTTCCCAGTCTTCGTATTTTATGCCTCTGGCAAAAAGGTTCGGGTCAAAAGAAGGCGCGCTCGCAAGCACGAGTATGTCGCCTGTGTTTGGATCAAGCGCAACAACTGCGCCTGCTTTATTCTTCAGCAGCTCCTCGGCTATTACCTGAAGGTCCATGTCAATAGTGAGCTTTATATCATTCCCCTTTACCGGTCCTTTCTCTCCAAATGCCCTTACCTCCCGGCCTGTTGCATCAACCTCAATAATCCTCTCGCCTGCAACGCCACGCAGGTATTTATCATATATCTTCTCAAGCCCCCACTGACCTATGAATGCGCTCTTAGGCACATCCCTGAAATCAGGACTTTTTGCCTGTTTAGGAGTCAATCTGCCGAGATAGCCGATAACGTGGCTTGCCACAGATCCATAAATATATTCCCTGCCTGTTTCAACATCTATCTGCACGCCGGGAAAATCAAGCCTTCTTGCCTCAACCTTTACAACTTCTTCCCATGAAATATTCTCTTTTATTTTTACTGGTTCAAAAGGATTCACAGCACTGTCAAGCCTGCCCTTAACCGCCGTGGGATTAAGCCCCAAAAGATTACACAAGGCCGCCAATGTCTCCGGGTCACTTGTTTCTTCTCTGACAAGCGATATGTCATAGGATGGGATGTTTTTCACGAGAGGTTTATTGTTTCTGTCATAAATTATGCCGCGCGGGGCAGGCACTTTTATAGTTCTTAATCTGTTGGATTCCGCAATTGTCTTATACTCATCGCCCTTTATAATCTGCAGATAAAAAAGCCTTAAAAGAAAGATTGCAAAGACAAGAATAATTATATAAGCGCCTGCTGCGATCCTCTTATCCATTTTTTAAAAAAGGTTCTTCAGGCATTCCTGTGAATACCCCTTATGTCCCCCTCTCACTTCTCACTTCTCACTTCTCAGTTACCAGTTTAATCACAGGATACAGGATTATGCCTACCAATGTTGTATAAACAACCTGCAAGATTGACGGCATCCATGTTCTCTCTGCAAAGGATATTCCGGCAACCTGTGAGAAACAGATATAAATCAAAAGATTATCAAGCACAGAGAGAATAAGAACCAGAGCCGTATTTAATAAAAAATTCCAGTCAAAGAATTTTTCTCTTACTGAGGCAGAAAGATAGCCTGCAAACGCCTTACTGAGCATATTAGGCCCAAGGACAAACCCGCCGGCAGAGTCAATAATCATGCCGGTCAAGGCGCCGAACGCTATCCCTTTTATCCCTCTGTCTCTGACGGAATAAAGACATACGAGGACCAGCACAATGTCAGGTTTTACACCTGTAAAGAGTTTGGCTTGTATCACTATGGCCAAGAAAGCTGCAGCAAGATAAACCAAAAAAGTTTTCATCCCTATAACATTTTACCGATCACTGTTCACCGATTACCGTTCACCGTTTGAGGATTGACACTTCCCTCACCTTGCTTAAATTCTGCATTGGAATAACCTCTATGTACTGGAAAAGACCATAGCCTTTTTTGATAACCTTTGAGACATAACCGGCCTGAATCCCCTCCGGGTATATGCCGTCAAGCCCGGATGTAATAACTATTTCCCCTACGCTTACTTCTTCTTCCTGCGGCACATATTTTACAATACACCTGTCCGTGCCCTTGCCTTCAAGGATTCCTTCCAGATTAAGCGACTGGAACCTTACAGCTACGGATGAATTCACGTCTGTTATCTGGATGATATTCGCCGTGTCTTTCAAAACCCTGTGAACCCTTCCGACAATGCCTGAAGCCGTAACCGCAACCATATTCTTATTAATGCCTTTTTCAGACCCCTTGTTTATCCAGAGAATTTGAAACCAGTTGGCAGGGTCTCTTGCAATAATCCCGGCTGACGTGACATAATCCTGACGCCCTGATTTTAGCTCAAGCAAATCCCTCAGCCTTTTATTCTCTGCCTGCGTCTCAGCAAATTTGTTCCTCTCCTGCTCAAGTTCCCTTATCTTCTCCCCGAGATTCCGGATTTCATCTGCCTTGTCTAAGCCCGGGAAATACCTCTCAAAAAGGTTTTTGATTCCTGAGGACATGGAAGAACTCGCAAGTTCAATGCTTTTCAGCGGAAAGATTAAAAAATCAAATGCAGGATAAAATCCGGCGCTGACCTTAATGCCCTGATACGTAAGCAGTGTAATAATCAAAAGAACCACAAACAGAAATGCAAGGAATCTTTTCTTTAGCGGCATTTTACTCTAAGATCACAGACATAGCGGCGTCTGCGATATTTACTGCATCGCAATTCTCTTAAGGATATCAAGGTCATCCAGTACCCTTCCGACTCCGTTCACAACAGCGCAAAGGGGGTCTTCCGCAACTATTACAGGAAGCCCTGTTGTATGTTTTAGAAGCATATCCAATCCTCTCAGGAGGGCC from Nitrospirota bacterium harbors:
- the mreD gene encoding rod shape-determining protein MreD — its product is MKTFLVYLAAAFLAIVIQAKLFTGVKPDIVLVLVCLYSVRDRGIKGIAFGALTGMIIDSAGGFVLGPNMLSKAFAGYLSASVREKFFDWNFLLNTALVLILSVLDNLLIYICFSQVAGISFAERTWMPSILQVVYTTLVGIILYPVIKLVTEK
- the rodA gene encoding rod shape-determining protein RodA, whose translation is MFDKETLKKFEWPIFVTVLILSFIGVMTIYSATRSLTGEGQQSFYLKQLFWLFIGMLCFVSLISFDYRWFIRSAYVLFVISVILLVAVIIAGKIGMGAQRWISLGPFSFQPSEIFKICFVLAISRYLADSERKDTLGLKELFQMMFAFVVLPLILILKQPDLGTGLMLLFIFSSVILTVGTRKKLIVVTIIIALVSVPFLGNIVWSGLKDYQKQRLVAFIDPKTDPQGSSYHINQSKITIGSGKIFGKGYLKGTQGPLRFLPERHTDFIFSAFAEEWGFTGGVFLFLLYLFIILRGFDTAKKARDPEGRYLALGITYMISFYFIINVGMTLGVVPVVGVPLPFMSYGGTALLSNYIAIGILINVRMRRFLLFY
- the mreC gene encoding rod shape-determining protein MreC, which gives rise to MPLKKRFLAFLFVVLLIITLLTYQGIKVSAGFYPAFDFLIFPLKSIELASSSMSSGIKNLFERYFPGLDKADEIRNLGEKIRELEQERNKFAETQAENKRLRDLLELKSGRQDYVTSAGIIARDPANWFQILWINKGSEKGINKNMVAVTASGIVGRVHRVLKDTANIIQITDVNSSVAVRFQSLNLEGILEGKGTDRCIVKYVPQEEEVSVGEIVITSGLDGIYPEGIQAGYVSKVIKKGYGLFQYIEVIPMQNLSKVREVSILKR
- the mrdA gene encoding penicillin-binding protein 2, giving the protein MDKRIAAGAYIIILVFAIFLLRLFYLQIIKGDEYKTIAESNRLRTIKVPAPRGIIYDRNNKPLVKNIPSYDISLVREETSDPETLAALCNLLGLNPTAVKGRLDSAVNPFEPVKIKENISWEEVVKVEARRLDFPGVQIDVETGREYIYGSVASHVIGYLGRLTPKQAKSPDFRDVPKSAFIGQWGLEKIYDKYLRGVAGERIIEVDATGREVRAFGEKGPVKGNDIKLTIDMDLQVIAEELLKNKAGAVVALDPNTGDILVLASAPSFDPNLFARGIKYEDWEAVVNDPKKPLLNRALQSQYPPGSTFKIITAIAGREQGKLTDETKAVCRGGLYLGSHLFKCWRKKGHGVIAFKRAIVESCDVFFYEAGRKTGIDKIADYASAFGLGEAAGINLAEEKSGIVPSTAWKYKIKKEQWYIGETFNTAIGQGYVSATPVQMARLISAVANNGKLYKLNLIHAAGAKPQVVREVNLKPETFEAVRNALAGAVAEPGGTGYMARSKLVSIAGKTGTAQVVSEKKGGKKPTGDYRDHAWFVAYAPATDPQIAMSVFVEHGGHGGTASAPIAKAVIEEYYKKRVQGAEGQRGQVTNNE